In Nicotiana tabacum cultivar K326 chromosome 11, ASM71507v2, whole genome shotgun sequence, a single window of DNA contains:
- the LOC107820322 gene encoding uncharacterized protein LOC107820322 isoform X1 — translation MMSRFQKNIDNIMKHEHKICQKILLKLEQNKSKVAECIATKADQFHYQIEDNYFRLFSIDLKEMTCSCRRWELTGIPCHHAIATIWVKKDEPEMYVPECYTTELYMKSYGPSILPINSSEECPKIGVEPALPPIYKTQPGRPKKLRKRGSDETSSKELDHKKHNSSKTSRKGKKKNCGTCGKTGHNSRRCPIIMQNHQEDVQQQLGREGSSSEPSNVTEVTRIINESQVPMQSSSSFVTKQTINQLNQHMAQPRE, via the exons ATGATGTCAAGATTTCAGAAGAATATAGATAACATAATGAAGCATGAGCACAAAATCTGTCAAAAAATCTTGCTGAAGTTAGAGCAAAATAAATCTAAGGTTGCTGAATGTATTGCAACTAAAGCTGACCAGTTCCATTACCAAATTGAGGACAACTATTTTAGACTATTCTCTATTGATCTTAAGGAGATGACATGTTCTTGTAGGAGATGGGAGTTAACTGGAATACCTTGTCATCATGCAATTGCAACTATATGGGTTAAAAAGGACGAACCAGAAATGTATGTCCCTGAATGCTACACAACTGAGTTGTATATGAAGAGTTATGGACCCTCAATCCTGCCAATTAATAGCTCCGAAGAGTGTCCTAAGATAGGAGTAGAACCAGCGCTGCCACCTATTTACAAAACTCAGCCTGGTAGACCGAAAAAATTAAGAAAGAGAGGATCCGATGAGACATCTTCAAAAGAATTAGATCATAAAAAGCATAACTCGTCAAAAACAtccagaaaaggaaaaaagaagaactGTGGTACATGTGGAAAAACAGGACATAATAGTAGAAGATGTCCTATTATCATGCAGAACCACCAAGAAGATGTTCAACAACAACTTGGAAGAGAAGGCTCTTCTAGTGAACCAAGTAATGTAACAGAA GTTACACGTATCATCAATGAGAGTCAAGTACCAATGCAGTCTAGTTCCTCATTTGTGACTAAACAAACA ATCAATCAACTTAACCAGCACATGGCACAGCCTAGAGAGTAA
- the LOC142165911 gene encoding uncharacterized protein LOC142165911 has translation MLNGNKNDVARQVNLAGIATSFMSELGTTEWIVDFGTFHHIPASLNTLTGVSELNSKEEVYLPNGAKSNITHIGIAEFLESMKAKDDLFTGKDKVLDVATNKDCSICPLAKQSRLIFPTSHTVSEKHLKLIQMDVWGQYRAPTHDRKYFFLTIVDDHTRFTWIYLLQMKSDVAIILSLFLPLIKTQFSNVIKVVKTDNGTEFFNKVCTDLIIHQSSCVYTPQQNGVAERKHMHILDVARALKFQAQVPTRYWGECVEGAVYLINRLPTEVLQGKSPYELLHGRPPSLDHLLVFGCLCYATTIFINDKFGTREKAAVFLGYSTTQKGYKLIDFSSNRFFVSRDVVFKEHTFPFAKPNKAHLFISDSCHVFGVAPKRGRSLDTQVAHQQKNQQAHGHQDVHSIDADAAGDAVNANSPADADTVPNQADIDSVEHEHIDNAEVEELAEILDNVPGTDNAKDEVRDASSTDTNLRRSGRTTKVPLWLEEYVTIGKQKDITYKLSNSISYHKLSEPSKDERWIEAIKLEIKALEDNNTCEIVDLPKGKNAIGSKWVYKGDLFEEVYMELHQGVQTSEIFVWSKIKQPVDMFCDSKAALQIAANPIFHEWTKHIEIDCHSIRDKIKEGKPKIHYVGTRDQQADLLTKGLGRVQHLYLLGKLGVLNILHPPA, from the exons ATGCTGAATGGGAACAAGAATGATGTTGCACGTCAAGTTAATTTAGCAGGTATTGCCACATCTTTTATGTCAGAATTAGGCACTACTGAGTGGATTGTAGATTTTGGTACCTTTCACCATATTCCTGCGTCACTTAACACCTTAACAGGTGTTAGTGAATTAAATTCTAAAGAAGAAGTTTATTTACCTAATGGAGCTAAATCAAATATAACACACATAGGAATTGCTGAATTCCTTGAAAGTATGAAGGCTAAAGAT gaCCTCTTCACTGGCAAG GATAAAGTTTTAGATGTAGCTACTAATAAAGATTGTTCTATTTGCCCACTAGCTAAGCAAAGCAGGTTAATATTTCCTACTAGTCATACTGTTAGTGAAAAGCATTTAAAACTGATTCAAATGGATGTATGGGGTCAATATAGGGCACCTACTCATGATAGAAAGTATTTTTTCCTTACTATAGTAGATGATCATACAAGATTTACATGGATCTACTTGTTGCAAATGAAGAGTGATGTTGCTATTATACTAAGTTTGTTTCTCCCATTAATAAAGACTCAGTTTTCTAATGTTATTAAGGTGGTTAAAACTGACAATGGAACAGAATTTTTTAACAAAGTGTGTACTGATTTGATAATTCATCAAAGCAGTTGTGTgtatacccctcagcaaaatggggtagctgagaGAAAACACATGCATATTTTAGATGTTGCTCGAGCATTAAAGTTTCAAGCTCAAGTTCCAACTAGATACTGGGGAGAATGTGTCGAGGGGGCTGTTTACTTGATTAATAGGCTGCCTACTGAAGTTCTACAAGGCAAATCACCTTATGAATTATTGCATGGAAGGCCACCATCTCTTGATCACTTGCTAGTGTTTGGATGCCTTTGTTATGCTACCACTATTTTCATAAATGACAAGTTTGGCACAAGGGAAAAAGCAGCAGTTTTCTTAGGATATTCCACTACTCAAAAGGGTTACAAACTCATAGATTTCAGCAGCAACAGGTTTTTTGTGAGCCGTGATGTTGTTTTCAAAGAACACACATTTCCCTTTGCTAAACCAAATAAAGCTCACTTGTTTATTTCTGATTCTTGTCATGTATTTGGTGTAGCCCCTAAGAGGGGGAGATCTCTTGACACTCAGGTAGCTCATCAACAGAAGAATCAACAAGCTCACGGGCATCAAGATGTGCACAGCATAGATGCAGATGCAGCAGGAGATGCAGTAAATGCAAATTCACCTGCAGATGCTGATACAGTTCCTAATCAAGCTGATATTGATTCTGTTGAACATGAACATATTGACAATGCTGAGGTTGAAGAACTGGCTGAAATACTTGACAATGTACCAGGAACTGATAATGCTAAAGATGAAGTTCGTGATGCTAGCTCAACAGACACTAACCTAAGGAGGTCTGGTAGAACTACTAAAGTACCACTATGGCTTGAAGAATATGTTACAATAGGAAAACAGAAGGACATTACATACAAATTATCAAACTCCATTTCTTATCACAAGTTGTCT GAACCTTCAAAGGATGAGAGGTGGATAGAAGCTATAAAGCTGGAGATCAAAGCTCTAGAAGACAATAACACATGTGAGATAGTTGATCTTCCCAAAGGAAAGAATGCAATTGGATCAAAATGGGTATACAAg GGAGACTTGTTTGAGGAGGTTTATATGGAGCTTCATCAAGGTGTTCAAACTAGTGaaatctttgtatggtctaaa ATCAAGCAGCCTGTGGACATGTTTTGTGATAGCAAAGCAGCACTTCAAATTGCAGCAAATCCTATCTTTCATGAATGGACTAAGCACATAGAGATCGATTGCCACTCTATAAGAGACAAGATCAAGGAAGGAAAGCCGAAAATACATTATGTCGGTACTAGAGATCAACAGGCAGACTTGCTGACAAAAGGTCTTGGGAGAGTTCAACACTTGTACTTGTTAGGCAAGTTGGGAGTGCTCAACATTTTacaccctccagcttga
- the LOC107820322 gene encoding uncharacterized protein LOC107820322 isoform X2, with the protein MRWELTGIPCHHAIATIWVKKDEPEMYVPECYTTELYMKSYGPSILPINSSEECPKIGVEPALPPIYKTQPGRPKKLRKRGSDETSSKELDHKKHNSSKTSRKGKKKNCGTCGKTGHNSRRCPIIMQNHQEDVQQQLGREGSSSEPSNVTEVTRIINESQVPMQSSSSFVTKQTINQLNQHMAQPRE; encoded by the exons at GAGATGGGAGTTAACTGGAATACCTTGTCATCATGCAATTGCAACTATATGGGTTAAAAAGGACGAACCAGAAATGTATGTCCCTGAATGCTACACAACTGAGTTGTATATGAAGAGTTATGGACCCTCAATCCTGCCAATTAATAGCTCCGAAGAGTGTCCTAAGATAGGAGTAGAACCAGCGCTGCCACCTATTTACAAAACTCAGCCTGGTAGACCGAAAAAATTAAGAAAGAGAGGATCCGATGAGACATCTTCAAAAGAATTAGATCATAAAAAGCATAACTCGTCAAAAACAtccagaaaaggaaaaaagaagaactGTGGTACATGTGGAAAAACAGGACATAATAGTAGAAGATGTCCTATTATCATGCAGAACCACCAAGAAGATGTTCAACAACAACTTGGAAGAGAAGGCTCTTCTAGTGAACCAAGTAATGTAACAGAA GTTACACGTATCATCAATGAGAGTCAAGTACCAATGCAGTCTAGTTCCTCATTTGTGACTAAACAAACA ATCAATCAACTTAACCAGCACATGGCACAGCCTAGAGAGTAA